The following proteins come from a genomic window of Marinobacter antarcticus:
- the rpsB gene encoding 30S ribosomal protein S2: MAQVNMRDLLKAGAHFGHQTRYWNPKMSKFIFGARNKIHIINLEQTVPAMNEALDFVQKLTESKNKILFVGTKRAAAKVIKEEAERSSQPFVNHRWLGGMLTNYKTIRQSIRRYRDLEAQSKDGTFDKLTKKEALERTREMDKLERSIGGIKDMGGLPDALFVIDVDHERIAIKEANKLGIPVIGVVDTNSNPDGVDYVIPGNDDAIRAIQIYVKAVADTCLEAAQAGSAGADEFVEVAEETAKAAPAAE; encoded by the coding sequence ATGGCTCAGGTAAACATGCGCGACCTGCTTAAAGCAGGTGCTCACTTTGGTCACCAGACTCGCTACTGGAACCCGAAAATGTCGAAGTTCATCTTCGGCGCCCGTAACAAGATTCACATCATCAACCTTGAGCAGACTGTTCCTGCCATGAACGAAGCACTCGACTTCGTTCAGAAGCTGACAGAGAGCAAGAACAAGATCCTGTTCGTCGGCACCAAGCGCGCCGCCGCCAAGGTCATCAAGGAAGAAGCAGAGCGTTCCAGTCAGCCTTTTGTTAACCACCGCTGGCTCGGCGGCATGCTGACGAACTACAAAACCATCCGTCAGTCCATCCGTCGTTACCGTGATCTGGAAGCCCAGAGCAAAGACGGTACCTTCGACAAGCTGACCAAAAAAGAAGCCCTTGAGCGCACCCGTGAGATGGATAAGCTTGAGCGTTCTATTGGTGGTATCAAGGATATGGGTGGCCTGCCTGACGCGTTGTTTGTTATCGACGTCGATCACGAGCGTATCGCTATCAAGGAAGCCAATAAGCTGGGTATCCCCGTTATCGGCGTAGTCGATACCAACAGCAATCCCGATGGCGTTGATTATGTAATCCCCGGTAACGATGACGCTATCCGTGCGATTCAGATCTACGTGAAAGCTGTTGCTGACACATGTCTGGAAGCAGCGCAGGCTGGCAGCGCAGGCGCTGACGAGTTTGTTGAAGTCGCCGAAGAGACTGCAAAAGCCGCTCCGGCTGCTGAGTGA
- a CDS encoding ArsC family reductase: MKLYGIRNCDTVKKARKWLDEQGISYEFHDFKKDGLDGARLSQWEKAVGWELLLNRRGTTWRKLSDEVRDTISAQSAHDIMLENTSIIKRPVVEHEGSVHVGFNANDWATMIN, from the coding sequence ATGAAGCTATATGGAATCCGGAACTGCGACACCGTCAAAAAGGCCCGAAAATGGCTTGATGAACAGGGCATTTCCTATGAGTTCCACGATTTTAAAAAGGACGGACTCGACGGGGCTCGCCTGAGCCAATGGGAAAAGGCGGTTGGCTGGGAACTCCTGCTGAACCGTCGAGGCACTACCTGGCGCAAACTCAGCGACGAGGTTCGTGATACCATTAGCGCCCAATCTGCCCATGACATCATGCTGGAAAATACATCCATCATAAAACGACCCGTGGTCGAGCATGAAGGCTCTGTGCATGTCGGCTTTAATGCCAACGACTGGGCAACAATGATCAACTAA
- the dapD gene encoding 2,3,4,5-tetrahydropyridine-2,6-dicarboxylate N-succinyltransferase — protein MSFAFGIGIGTQNNQGEWLEVFYQQPIMTPGRELIDVVKTALDYKGGNQAIHATAEQLTQFANALRQTDATDQASLAEKAARSKRPVVVTVLETDDTASSTPEVYLKLHLISHRQAKPHGLKLDGIFGLLPNLAWTNEGAIDLNELSERQLKARLDGRSLEVKSVDKFPQMTDYVVPKGVRIADTARVRLGAYVGEGTTVMHEGFINFNAGTEGTSMIEGRISAGVMVGKGSDLGGGCSTMGTLSGGGNMVIAVGENCLIGANAGIGIPLGDRCKVEAGLYITAGTKVALLDDNNELVEIIKARDLANKPDLLFRRNSQTGAVECKTNKSAIELNEELHANN, from the coding sequence ATGAGCTTTGCATTCGGTATCGGTATCGGCACCCAAAACAATCAGGGCGAATGGCTGGAGGTCTTTTATCAGCAGCCGATCATGACACCCGGAAGAGAGCTGATTGATGTGGTAAAAACTGCCCTCGACTATAAAGGCGGCAATCAGGCTATCCATGCAACCGCTGAGCAACTGACACAGTTTGCCAATGCCTTGCGCCAAACCGACGCGACTGATCAAGCATCTCTCGCGGAAAAAGCAGCCCGCAGCAAGCGTCCAGTTGTGGTGACCGTTCTGGAAACAGACGACACCGCCTCCAGCACTCCGGAGGTTTACCTCAAACTGCATCTGATCTCCCATCGCCAGGCCAAACCTCACGGCCTCAAACTTGACGGCATCTTCGGCCTGCTGCCGAATCTGGCCTGGACCAACGAGGGCGCTATTGATCTGAACGAACTGTCGGAGCGCCAGCTCAAGGCGCGCCTGGACGGCCGCTCTCTGGAGGTCAAATCCGTAGACAAGTTTCCACAGATGACAGATTACGTGGTTCCCAAAGGTGTTCGCATTGCCGACACAGCCCGCGTGCGTCTCGGTGCCTATGTAGGTGAAGGCACAACCGTAATGCACGAGGGCTTTATCAACTTCAATGCCGGCACCGAAGGCACCAGCATGATTGAGGGCCGTATCTCTGCGGGCGTTATGGTAGGCAAAGGGTCTGACCTTGGCGGCGGCTGCTCCACCATGGGCACCCTGTCTGGTGGTGGCAACATGGTTATTGCCGTTGGCGAAAACTGCCTGATCGGGGCCAATGCAGGTATTGGCATTCCCCTGGGCGACCGCTGCAAGGTTGAAGCTGGCCTGTACATTACCGCAGGCACCAAGGTTGCCCTGCTGGATGACAACAATGAGCTGGTAGAAATCATCAAAGCCCGTGATCTGGCCAACAAGCCAGACCTGCTGTTCCGTCGCAATAGTCAGACAGGCGCGGTTGAATGCAAAACCAACAAATCCGCCATCGAGCTGAACGAAGAACTGCATGCAAACAACTGA
- the dapE gene encoding succinyl-diaminopimelate desuccinylase produces MQTTDSPTLELAIDLISRPSVTPDDAGCQELMLSRLAPLGFVGEHLRFGDTDNLWARKGSEGPVLAFAGHTDVVPTGPEKNWAHPPFDPIIKDGYLHGRGAADMKGSLAAFITACERFVSAHPNHHGSIALLITSDEEGPAQNGTVKVVEALEARSEKIDWCLIGEPSSTREVGDVIKNGRRGSLHGYLTVQGVQGHVAYPHLAENAVHTVAPALHTLANEFWDNGNDYFPPTTFQITKVEAGTGSNIIPGECLVHFNFRYCTENTAESLEERVVAILDRHNLKYDLQWHLSGRPFLTDKGALVAASQNAIRNVTGRETELSTSGGTSDGRFIAPTGAQVVELGPINATIHKVNECVKADDLDTLSLIYEQILAELLA; encoded by the coding sequence ATGCAAACAACTGATTCTCCAACACTCGAACTGGCCATCGACCTTATCAGCCGGCCATCGGTAACGCCGGATGACGCCGGCTGCCAGGAACTGATGCTGTCCCGGCTGGCGCCTCTGGGCTTTGTCGGCGAACACCTGCGCTTTGGCGATACTGATAACCTCTGGGCCCGCAAAGGTTCAGAGGGGCCAGTGCTGGCCTTTGCCGGTCATACCGATGTGGTTCCCACAGGGCCGGAGAAAAACTGGGCACACCCGCCATTTGATCCCATTATCAAAGACGGCTATCTGCATGGCCGCGGCGCTGCCGACATGAAAGGCAGCCTTGCGGCTTTCATCACTGCATGTGAGCGCTTTGTAAGCGCCCACCCCAATCATCACGGCTCCATTGCCCTGCTGATCACAAGCGATGAAGAAGGCCCAGCCCAGAACGGCACCGTTAAAGTGGTTGAGGCCCTGGAAGCCCGCTCGGAAAAAATTGACTGGTGTTTGATAGGCGAGCCCTCCAGCACCCGGGAAGTCGGGGATGTGATCAAGAACGGTCGTCGTGGATCATTGCACGGCTACCTGACTGTGCAAGGGGTTCAGGGCCACGTGGCCTACCCGCATCTTGCGGAGAATGCCGTTCATACCGTTGCGCCTGCGCTGCACACGCTGGCTAACGAGTTCTGGGATAACGGCAACGATTATTTCCCTCCCACAACCTTTCAGATCACGAAAGTGGAAGCCGGGACCGGCAGTAATATCATTCCCGGTGAATGTCTGGTGCACTTCAACTTCCGTTACTGCACTGAAAATACAGCGGAGAGCCTTGAGGAACGGGTTGTGGCTATCCTTGACCGGCACAACCTTAAATATGACCTGCAGTGGCACCTCAGTGGCCGCCCTTTCCTTACCGACAAGGGTGCTTTGGTCGCTGCCAGCCAGAATGCTATCCGCAATGTGACAGGCCGTGAAACGGAGCTTTCCACCTCAGGCGGCACGTCTGATGGGCGCTTTATCGCACCCACCGGAGCGCAAGTTGTGGAGCTTGGCCCGATCAATGCCACTATTCACAAGGT
- the map gene encoding type I methionyl aminopeptidase has product MQVSIKTPEEIEKMRVAGRLAADVLDMIGEHVKPGVSTEELNQICHDYIVKERQAIPAPLNYKGFPKSVCTSVNHVICHGIPSEKKILKDGDILNIDVTVIKDEYHGDTSKMWIVGKPKPGTERLINITQECLYKGIELVKPGAHLGDIGHVIQQHAEKHHYSVVRDYCGHGIGKVFHEEPQVMHYGKPGTGMELKEGMIFTIEPMINQGKYHTKLLPDQWTVVTKDHKLSAQWEHTILVTADGHEVLTKRSEESF; this is encoded by the coding sequence ATGCAGGTATCGATCAAGACTCCGGAAGAAATTGAAAAGATGCGCGTGGCCGGCCGCCTGGCGGCCGATGTTCTCGATATGATCGGGGAGCACGTCAAGCCTGGCGTGTCCACCGAAGAACTCAATCAGATCTGCCACGACTACATTGTTAAAGAGCGGCAAGCGATCCCAGCTCCACTGAACTACAAAGGCTTTCCGAAATCCGTGTGCACTTCCGTCAATCACGTTATCTGCCACGGGATACCCTCGGAGAAGAAAATCCTGAAGGACGGCGACATACTTAACATTGATGTCACAGTGATAAAGGATGAGTACCACGGTGATACCAGCAAGATGTGGATTGTTGGTAAACCCAAACCTGGCACTGAACGCCTGATCAACATCACTCAGGAATGCCTCTACAAAGGCATAGAGCTGGTAAAGCCCGGCGCGCACCTGGGGGATATCGGGCATGTAATCCAGCAACACGCCGAAAAGCACCACTACTCCGTGGTGCGGGATTACTGCGGTCACGGCATCGGCAAGGTGTTTCATGAGGAGCCACAGGTTATGCACTACGGCAAACCAGGCACTGGCATGGAGCTGAAAGAAGGCATGATCTTCACCATTGAACCGATGATCAACCAAGGCAAGTACCACACCAAACTGCTACCGGATCAATGGACCGTGGTTACCAAAGACCACAAGCTTTCCGCGCAATGGGAACACACCATTCTTGTAACAGCCGATGGCCATGAAGTATTGACCAAACGATCGGAGGAGTCCTTCTAA
- the pyrH gene encoding UMP kinase: MPTPSKNQPRYNRVLLKLSGEALLGDHDFGIDPKVLDRMALEIGALIGIGVQVGLVIGGGNLFRGASLSAAGMDRVTGDHMGMLATVMNGLAMRDALERSNIRTRVMSAIPMSGIVEHYDRRRAVRDLKDGDVVIFCAGTGNPFFTTDSAACLRGIEIEADAVLKATKVDGVYSADPHLDPTAVRYERLTYDQVLDKKLGVMDLTAICLARDHGMPLRVFDMKRPGALTRIVTGEKEGTLIE; the protein is encoded by the coding sequence ATGCCGACACCATCGAAAAACCAGCCAAGATACAATCGTGTTTTGCTCAAGCTCAGCGGCGAGGCCCTTCTGGGTGATCATGATTTCGGTATTGATCCCAAAGTTCTTGATCGTATGGCGCTTGAAATCGGTGCACTGATAGGCATCGGTGTTCAGGTTGGCCTCGTTATTGGCGGCGGCAACCTGTTTCGGGGCGCCTCACTCAGCGCTGCCGGTATGGATCGGGTTACCGGCGATCACATGGGCATGCTGGCAACCGTTATGAACGGCTTGGCTATGCGTGATGCTCTTGAGCGCTCGAACATTCGCACCCGCGTTATGTCGGCCATTCCCATGAGTGGTATTGTTGAGCATTATGATCGCCGCCGCGCTGTTCGCGATCTGAAAGATGGTGATGTGGTTATATTTTGTGCTGGTACCGGCAATCCTTTCTTCACGACAGATTCAGCAGCCTGCCTGCGTGGTATCGAGATTGAAGCAGACGCGGTACTGAAAGCCACCAAGGTGGATGGTGTTTACTCTGCAGATCCGCACCTTGACCCGACTGCGGTAAGGTACGAAAGACTGACTTATGATCAGGTGCTCGACAAAAAGCTGGGCGTGATGGATCTGACCGCTATCTGCCTGGCGCGGGATCACGGAATGCCGCTGCGTGTTTTTGATATGAAGCGTCCGGGCGCCCTGACGCGCATCGTGACCGGTGAAAAAGAAGGTACACTGATTGAATAA
- the frr gene encoding ribosome recycling factor: MINDIKAEAEKKMTKSLESLHSAFNKIRTGRAHPSILDSVMVNYYGQETPLKQVASVNVEDNRTLAVSPWEKNLVPVIEKAIMMADLGLNPATSGDLIRIPMPMLTEETRRNMVKQSKADAENGRVSIRNARRDANSTMKELLKDKDISEDDERRGEEEIQKLTDRYIAEVEKMLKAKEEDLMAV; encoded by the coding sequence GTGATTAATGACATAAAAGCAGAAGCCGAAAAGAAAATGACCAAGAGCCTTGAATCTCTGCACTCGGCTTTCAACAAGATCCGTACCGGCCGTGCTCACCCGTCTATTCTGGACAGCGTGATGGTTAACTACTACGGTCAGGAAACGCCTCTGAAGCAGGTCGCGAGCGTTAACGTTGAAGACAACCGTACACTTGCCGTATCACCTTGGGAAAAGAACCTGGTTCCGGTTATCGAAAAAGCCATTATGATGGCTGATCTCGGTCTTAACCCGGCAACCAGCGGTGATTTGATTCGTATCCCGATGCCGATGCTGACTGAAGAAACCCGCAGAAACATGGTAAAGCAGTCGAAAGCGGATGCCGAGAATGGTCGTGTTTCTATCCGGAATGCCCGTCGCGATGCAAACAGCACGATGAAAGAGCTGCTGAAAGATAAAGACATTAGCGAAGACGACGAGCGCAGGGGTGAGGAAGAAATCCAGAAGCTCACTGACCGCTATATTGCTGAAGTTGAGAAAATGCTCAAAGCGAAAGAAGAGGATCTGATGGCGGTCTGA
- a CDS encoding [protein-PII] uridylyltransferase, with product MERQELEARISKDVSPVMAARELLKDRYNADAEAFRQGADVRALVHSRADTVDTVLRLIWNRYPFSSSSDIALIAVGGYGRGELHPHSDIDLLILTRNGIEPSWQEDLGAFVTLLWDLKLDIGHSVRSIEESKAAARGDISTLTNLLETRTIAGPDELRKELSEQAYSDNIITDRDYFIAKREEQQQRHRKYSDTEYNLEPNVKGSPGALRDIQTIGWITKRHFGLQSIADLTRFSILTDEEHQILVQGETFLWQLRYGLQLIADRNENRLLFDHQRALAQMLGYKDEGKRLDVELMMQSYYRTVLALAELADVILQFYDEAILGTGTEDNIQPINKRFQIRNSYIEAVNNQVFAYSPYAIMEIFVLMAQHSEIKGIRATTIRSLRAHRHLIDDAFRGDLAVTSLFMELLRTPHALDKTLSAMKKYNVLGRYLPEFGQIIGQMQHDLFHIYTVDAHTMQVVRNMVRLNSPEARNDYPLAARLIHGLPKREVLYIAGLYHDIAKGRGGDHSELGAQDVESFCKRHHLGERDTQLASWLVENHLLMSMTAQRKDISDPDIIQSFARALPSHAHLDYLYILTVCDISATNPKLWNTWRASLLRQLYTEAKRALRRGTEVPVDRQAWVRATQSEAREILHAQRITDKQIDAIWNTVDEDYFLQDSTVDIAWQTAAIINHGNTPDPLVLIRDTLGGPTDGYSQIIIYMNDRPTLFAATTAVLEQLNLNIVDARISSNEGPYTISSYVVLDDKGQPLGADPARKERVRKRLIEELDDPEDYPDIIHRRTPRQLRHFAFPTEVVFSNDTINERTVIEVITPDRPGLLARIGQVLLNHRIRLSNAKIATLGERVEDVFFVTDEHGEPISDPSVCLDLQQDLCKMLDDIQ from the coding sequence GTGGAGCGTCAGGAGCTGGAGGCCAGGATCAGCAAGGACGTCTCCCCTGTCATGGCAGCCCGGGAGCTGCTGAAAGACCGCTATAACGCAGATGCAGAAGCCTTTCGACAAGGCGCCGACGTAAGGGCTCTGGTTCACTCCAGAGCCGATACCGTTGACACCGTACTGAGACTGATCTGGAATCGCTATCCTTTCTCCAGCTCATCCGATATTGCGCTGATTGCCGTTGGCGGTTACGGCCGCGGTGAACTTCATCCGCACTCGGATATCGACCTGCTGATTCTGACCCGCAACGGAATTGAGCCGAGCTGGCAGGAGGATCTTGGCGCTTTTGTCACTCTGCTATGGGATCTGAAGCTCGACATCGGCCACAGCGTTCGCAGCATTGAAGAAAGTAAAGCCGCGGCTCGGGGCGATATATCCACCCTGACCAACCTGCTGGAAACCCGCACAATTGCCGGCCCGGATGAGCTGCGCAAAGAGCTCAGCGAACAAGCCTACTCCGATAACATCATCACCGATCGAGACTACTTTATTGCCAAGCGCGAAGAGCAGCAGCAGCGCCACAGAAAGTACAGTGACACGGAGTATAACCTGGAGCCAAACGTAAAAGGCTCCCCTGGCGCGCTGCGGGATATTCAGACCATCGGCTGGATTACCAAACGGCACTTTGGCCTGCAAAGCATTGCCGACCTGACCCGCTTCAGCATTCTCACTGACGAGGAGCACCAGATTCTGGTTCAGGGCGAAACCTTCCTGTGGCAATTGCGCTACGGGCTTCAGCTGATCGCAGACCGTAACGAAAATCGGCTGCTGTTCGACCATCAGCGCGCCTTGGCTCAGATGCTGGGATACAAGGACGAAGGCAAACGGCTGGATGTCGAGCTGATGATGCAATCCTATTATCGCACTGTGCTGGCACTGGCTGAGCTCGCCGATGTTATTCTTCAGTTTTACGACGAGGCGATACTCGGCACCGGCACAGAAGACAACATTCAGCCCATTAACAAACGGTTCCAGATTCGCAACAGCTATATAGAGGCGGTAAACAACCAGGTATTTGCCTACTCACCCTACGCAATCATGGAAATCTTTGTGCTGATGGCCCAGCACTCTGAAATAAAAGGCATCCGGGCCACAACCATCCGGTCTTTGCGGGCACACAGACACCTGATTGACGATGCTTTCCGGGGTGATCTGGCCGTGACATCCCTGTTCATGGAACTACTACGGACACCCCATGCGCTGGATAAAACCCTCTCCGCCATGAAGAAATACAACGTGCTGGGCCGTTATCTGCCGGAGTTCGGCCAGATTATCGGCCAGATGCAGCACGACCTTTTCCACATTTACACCGTTGATGCCCACACCATGCAGGTTGTGCGCAACATGGTGCGACTGAACAGCCCGGAAGCTCGCAACGACTACCCCTTGGCAGCCCGGCTGATTCACGGGCTTCCCAAACGGGAAGTTCTCTATATTGCCGGCTTGTATCACGACATTGCCAAGGGACGTGGAGGAGATCATTCGGAGCTTGGCGCTCAGGATGTGGAGTCGTTCTGCAAGCGCCATCATCTTGGGGAGCGTGACACCCAGCTGGCATCCTGGCTGGTGGAAAACCACCTGCTAATGTCCATGACGGCGCAGCGTAAGGACATTTCCGACCCGGATATTATCCAGTCGTTTGCCCGGGCTCTGCCCAGCCACGCGCACCTGGATTACCTGTATATCCTGACGGTGTGCGACATCAGTGCAACCAACCCAAAGCTCTGGAATACCTGGAGAGCATCCCTGCTGCGCCAGCTATATACAGAAGCAAAACGCGCTCTTCGGCGCGGCACAGAAGTTCCTGTTGATCGGCAGGCATGGGTTCGGGCCACACAGTCTGAGGCCCGTGAAATTCTCCACGCCCAGAGAATTACCGACAAACAAATTGATGCGATCTGGAATACGGTTGATGAGGACTACTTCCTGCAGGACTCCACAGTTGATATCGCATGGCAAACCGCAGCTATCATCAACCATGGCAATACGCCTGACCCGCTGGTACTTATCCGGGATACACTCGGTGGCCCTACCGATGGTTACTCCCAGATCATTATTTACATGAACGACCGGCCAACCCTGTTTGCTGCAACAACAGCGGTACTGGAACAGCTCAACCTGAACATTGTTGATGCCCGTATCAGCTCAAACGAAGGCCCCTATACGATCAGTTCCTATGTGGTGCTGGATGATAAAGGCCAACCTCTGGGAGCGGATCCGGCCCGCAAAGAGCGGGTGCGCAAGCGCCTGATCGAAGAGCTCGACGATCCGGAAGACTACCCCGACATTATTCACCGCCGTACACCACGGCAACTCAGGCATTTCGCGTTCCCGACCGAGGTGGTGTTTTCCAACGACACCATCAACGAGCGCACGGTGATCGAAGTAATCACGCCGGACCGTCCCGGCCTTCTGGCACGGATTGGGCAGGTTCTGCTGAATCATCGTATTCGCCTGAGCAATGCCAAAATTGCAACATTAGGCGAACGTGTGGAAGACGTGTTCTTTGTTACCGACGAGCATGGCGAGCCTATCAGCGATCCTTCCGTATGCCTTGACCTGCAGCAGGACCTATGCAAAATGCTGGATGACATTCAATGA
- the tsf gene encoding translation elongation factor Ts, translating into MAAITAAMVKELRERTGLGMMECKKALVESEGSVDGAIEELRKSSGLKAAKKAGRTAAEGVSLIKISDDNTAAYIVEVNSETDFVARDDNFIDFANDVLNLAFEKGETDVAKLMAGELEAKREALVQKIGENVTVRRVVEIKGPVVGGYVHSTNKIASVVALTAGDAELARDIAMHAAAVNPRVARPEDMPADELEKEKDVIKAQPDMAGKPAEIVEKMMGGRIKKFLKEHSLVEQPFVKNPEQTVGELIKAAGGELVGFVRLEVGEGIEREEVDFAAEVAAAGGTGKA; encoded by the coding sequence ATGGCTGCAATTACCGCTGCAATGGTCAAAGAACTGCGTGAGCGCACTGGTCTTGGCATGATGGAGTGCAAAAAGGCTCTGGTTGAATCTGAAGGTAGTGTAGACGGTGCGATCGAAGAGTTGCGCAAGTCTTCCGGCCTCAAAGCCGCCAAAAAAGCCGGTCGCACAGCCGCTGAAGGCGTCTCGTTGATCAAGATTTCTGACGACAATACCGCTGCCTATATCGTTGAAGTGAATTCCGAAACGGACTTCGTTGCCCGCGACGACAACTTCATCGATTTTGCCAACGACGTTCTGAACCTTGCCTTCGAGAAAGGTGAGACCGACGTTGCCAAGCTGATGGCAGGCGAGTTGGAAGCCAAGCGCGAAGCGCTGGTTCAGAAAATTGGCGAGAACGTTACGGTGCGCCGTGTCGTTGAAATCAAAGGCCCGGTTGTTGGTGGCTATGTTCACAGCACCAACAAGATTGCCTCAGTTGTTGCTCTGACTGCAGGTGACGCCGAGCTGGCTCGCGATATCGCTATGCACGCTGCTGCGGTTAACCCGCGTGTTGCAAGGCCGGAAGATATGCCGGCTGACGAGCTCGAAAAAGAAAAGGATGTCATCAAGGCTCAGCCGGATATGGCAGGCAAGCCCGCCGAGATCGTTGAGAAAATGATGGGCGGCCGGATCAAGAAGTTCCTCAAGGAGCACAGCCTTGTAGAGCAGCCCTTCGTCAAGAACCCGGAACAGACCGTGGGTGAGCTGATCAAGGCTGCTGGCGGCGAACTGGTCGGTTTCGTTCGCCTGGAAGTGGGCGAAGGCATTGAAAGAGAAGAAGTAGACTTTGCTGCTGAGGTCGCCGCTGCAGGCGGTACAGGCAAGGCCTGA
- the dapC gene encoding succinyldiaminopimelate transaminase: MNPNLDKLHPYPFEKLAQLKAGISAPDHLSPISLGIGEPKHPSPEFVKLVIADNLDRLANYPTTRGLSELRAAISEWATRRFQLQSGSLSPDHNIVPVNGTREAIFSLVQAVVDSSKPATVVSPNPFYQVYEGAAFLAGATPVYLPCDGSNGFIPDFDAVPESVWRDCQVLFLCSPGNPSGAVMPRATLTKVIELADRHDFIVASDECYSELYPDEKNPPEGLLQTCAAIGRHDFARCVVFHSLSKRSNLPGLRSGFVAGDASVLKGYLNYRTYHGCAMPVHNQLASIAAWQDESHVRDNRAAYRAKFEAVVPILREVMDVDFPDAGFYLWPVTPIDDETFAKELSAQQNVHVLPGRYLSRTVDGHNPGENRVRMALVAPLEECVEAAKRIVEFVKAN; encoded by the coding sequence ATGAATCCGAACCTGGATAAGCTTCACCCCTACCCGTTCGAAAAGCTCGCACAACTCAAGGCCGGAATATCTGCGCCCGATCATCTTTCACCTATTTCCCTGGGCATTGGCGAACCCAAGCACCCTTCACCTGAATTTGTGAAACTGGTGATTGCCGACAACCTCGACCGCTTGGCCAACTACCCCACCACCCGAGGTTTGAGCGAGTTGCGGGCGGCAATCAGCGAATGGGCCACGCGGCGATTCCAACTGCAATCCGGATCCCTGAGCCCAGATCACAACATCGTTCCGGTGAACGGTACCCGGGAAGCGATATTTTCGCTGGTGCAGGCCGTGGTTGATTCGAGCAAGCCGGCAACGGTTGTGAGCCCAAACCCCTTTTATCAGGTGTATGAAGGTGCTGCATTTCTGGCAGGCGCCACGCCGGTTTACCTGCCGTGCGATGGCTCCAACGGCTTCATTCCGGATTTTGACGCAGTACCAGAATCCGTATGGAGGGATTGCCAAGTGCTGTTCCTATGCTCCCCGGGCAATCCCAGTGGCGCCGTCATGCCCCGGGCAACCCTGACGAAGGTCATTGAACTGGCGGACAGGCACGACTTCATCGTTGCTTCAGACGAGTGCTATTCCGAGCTTTATCCCGATGAAAAAAATCCACCCGAAGGCTTACTGCAGACCTGCGCAGCTATCGGCCGGCATGACTTCGCACGCTGTGTGGTTTTTCACAGCCTCTCAAAACGCAGCAACCTGCCTGGCCTGAGATCAGGCTTTGTCGCCGGAGATGCGAGTGTATTGAAAGGTTATCTGAACTACCGCACTTATCATGGCTGCGCCATGCCTGTTCATAACCAGCTGGCCAGTATTGCAGCATGGCAGGATGAAAGTCATGTGCGGGACAACCGGGCGGCTTACCGCGCCAAGTTTGAAGCCGTGGTGCCCATTCTGCGTGAGGTCATGGACGTAGATTTCCCCGATGCCGGCTTCTATCTCTGGCCGGTGACACCGATCGATGACGAGACCTTTGCGAAAGAGCTGTCGGCCCAACAGAACGTCCATGTTCTGCCCGGCCGCTACTTGTCCCGCACGGTAGATGGTCATAATCCGGGAGAGAACCGGGTGCGAATGGCACTGGTTGCACCGCTGGAAGAGTGCGTTGAAGCCGCAAAGCGCATTGTTGAATTTGTAAAGGCAAACTGA